In Sphingomonas phyllosphaerae, one DNA window encodes the following:
- the proB gene encoding glutamate 5-kinase, with protein sequence MSLFPPTACRRLIVKIGSALLVDPEGGVRRAWLEGIARDIAERTAAGQQVAVVSSGAIALGARRLGLAKGGRASLEDAQAAAATGQIALAGVWADVLAAQGLTAAQMLVTLGDLEERRRYLNAAATLGRLLQLGTVPVINENDSVATEEIRFGDNDRLAARIAQAAGAQGVVLLSDIDGLYDRNPAQPGAQHIPRVERIDAAIEAMADRGSASGMGSGGMVSKIAAARIANAAGAALAIASGRVERPLSAAARHTLFVAERAAPARKAWLAGGLTAAGTIHVDAGAARALTEGRSLLAAGVTHVEGSFARGDLVAIAGPAGPVARGLSEYDAAEATRLLGRRSDEHAALLGYAPRAALVHRNHMALL encoded by the coding sequence ATGTCGCTCTTCCCGCCTACCGCCTGCCGGCGATTGATCGTCAAGATCGGCTCGGCGCTGCTCGTCGATCCAGAAGGCGGAGTCCGGCGTGCGTGGCTGGAGGGGATCGCCCGCGACATCGCCGAACGCACCGCCGCCGGGCAGCAGGTCGCGGTCGTCTCGTCGGGCGCGATCGCGCTCGGCGCCCGGCGGCTCGGGCTCGCCAAAGGCGGGCGCGCCAGCCTCGAGGATGCGCAGGCCGCCGCCGCGACCGGGCAGATCGCGCTGGCGGGCGTATGGGCGGACGTGCTCGCCGCACAGGGGCTGACCGCCGCGCAGATGCTGGTGACGCTCGGCGATCTGGAAGAGCGCCGCCGCTACCTCAATGCCGCCGCGACGCTCGGCCGGCTGCTTCAGCTCGGCACCGTCCCGGTCATCAACGAGAACGATTCGGTCGCCACCGAGGAAATCCGCTTCGGCGACAACGACCGGCTCGCGGCGCGGATCGCGCAGGCGGCGGGTGCGCAGGGCGTCGTACTGCTCTCCGACATCGACGGACTGTACGACCGCAATCCCGCGCAGCCCGGCGCGCAGCATATTCCGCGCGTCGAGCGGATCGATGCCGCGATCGAGGCGATGGCCGATCGCGGCTCCGCCTCGGGAATGGGGTCGGGCGGCATGGTCTCGAAGATCGCCGCCGCACGGATCGCCAATGCCGCCGGGGCCGCGCTCGCGATCGCCTCCGGCCGCGTCGAGCGCCCGCTTTCCGCCGCCGCGCGCCACACGCTGTTCGTCGCCGAGCGCGCCGCCCCCGCACGCAAGGCGTGGCTGGCCGGCGGGCTGACCGCGGCGGGAACGATCCATGTCGATGCCGGCGCTGCCCGCGCGCTCACCGAGGGCCGCAGCCTGCTCGCCGCCGGAGTAACGCACGTCGAGGGCAGCTTCGCGCGTGGCGATCTGGTCGCGATCGCCGGCCCCGCAGGACCGGTCGCGCGCGGCCTGTCCGAATATGACGCCGCCGAAGCGACACGGCTGCTCGGCCGGCGCAGCGATGAACATGCCGCGCTGCTCGGCTATGCGCCGCGCGCGGCGCTCGTCCACCGCAACCATATGGCGTTGCTGTGA
- the obgE gene encoding GTPase ObgE, which translates to MHFLDQAKIFVRSGAGGPGAVSFRREKYIEYGGPDGGNGGKGGDIVFEAVAGLNTLIDFRYTQHFRAPRGMGGSGSNRTGGGGDDLVIKVPVGTQILADDEERTLLADMTRVGERITFLRGGDGGRGNASYKTSTNRAPRQHGTGWPYEEAWVWLRLKLLADAGLVGLPNAGKSTFINQVTNAQAKVGAYAFTTTRPQLGVVRHKQREFVVADIPGLIEGAADGAGIGDRFLGHIERCRVLLHLIDANDKDVAESYRIVRDELTAYGGGLDEKPVVVALNKIDTLDDELIAALSAELEEASGAEVIPISGASGVGVDWALDRLLEAIPTPDRPVDDDGEEQEVEWSPV; encoded by the coding sequence ATGCACTTTCTCGATCAAGCGAAAATCTTCGTCCGCTCCGGCGCGGGCGGTCCAGGCGCCGTCAGCTTCCGGCGTGAAAAATACATCGAATATGGCGGCCCTGACGGCGGCAACGGCGGCAAGGGCGGCGACATCGTCTTCGAGGCGGTCGCCGGGCTGAACACGCTCATCGACTTCCGCTACACCCAGCATTTTCGCGCACCGCGCGGCATGGGCGGCTCGGGCAGCAACCGCACCGGCGGGGGCGGCGACGATCTGGTCATCAAGGTGCCGGTCGGCACGCAGATCCTCGCCGACGACGAGGAGCGTACCCTGCTCGCCGACATGACGCGCGTCGGAGAACGGATTACCTTCCTGCGCGGCGGCGACGGCGGGCGCGGCAACGCCAGCTACAAGACCTCCACCAACCGCGCGCCGCGCCAGCACGGCACCGGCTGGCCGTATGAGGAGGCGTGGGTGTGGCTGCGGCTCAAGCTGCTCGCCGACGCCGGGCTGGTCGGCCTCCCCAACGCCGGCAAGTCGACCTTCATCAACCAGGTGACCAACGCGCAGGCCAAGGTCGGCGCCTATGCCTTCACCACCACCCGCCCGCAGCTCGGCGTCGTGCGCCACAAGCAGCGCGAGTTCGTCGTCGCCGACATCCCCGGGCTGATCGAGGGCGCGGCGGACGGCGCGGGGATCGGCGACCGCTTCCTCGGCCATATCGAGCGCTGCCGCGTGCTGCTCCACCTGATCGACGCCAACGACAAGGACGTGGCGGAAAGCTACCGCATCGTCCGCGACGAGCTGACCGCTTACGGCGGCGGGCTCGACGAGAAACCGGTGGTGGTCGCGCTCAACAAGATCGACACGCTCGACGACGAACTGATCGCCGCGCTCTCGGCCGAGCTGGAGGAAGCGAGCGGCGCGGAGGTGATCCCGATCTCCGGCGCGAGCGGCGTCGGTGTCGATTGGGCGCTCGACCGGCTGCTGGAAGCAATTCCGACCCCCGACCGCCCCGTCGACGACGATGGCGAGGAACAGGAAGTCGAATGGTCGCCGGTGTGA
- a CDS encoding helix-turn-helix domain containing protein, translated as MPPASNATPRRRLSPEASRDAALEAARVLLVEKGPQAVTLKAVAGRIGRTHANLLHHFGSADGLQSALIQRMTALVVAPIRDAARRSRERKDPAELVDVVFDAFGANGAGALATWMILNGNQDALDPILTAVHDLVEDLSHDENRPDAPIKDETLQLVLAALGDALLGAPMARALGLPRDRARAIARTMLLRDRGVVEA; from the coding sequence TTGCCTCCTGCCTCGAATGCAACCCCACGCCGGCGGCTGAGCCCCGAGGCGTCGCGCGATGCGGCGCTGGAGGCGGCGCGTGTGCTGCTGGTCGAAAAGGGGCCGCAGGCCGTGACGCTGAAGGCGGTGGCGGGGCGGATCGGGCGGACGCACGCCAATCTTCTCCACCATTTCGGCTCGGCGGACGGGCTGCAATCGGCGTTGATCCAGCGGATGACGGCCCTGGTCGTCGCGCCGATCCGCGACGCCGCGCGCCGCTCGCGCGAACGCAAGGACCCGGCCGAGCTGGTCGACGTGGTGTTCGACGCGTTCGGCGCCAATGGCGCGGGCGCGCTGGCGACGTGGATGATTCTCAACGGCAATCAGGACGCGCTCGACCCGATCCTCACCGCGGTCCACGATCTCGTCGAGGACCTGTCGCACGACGAGAATCGCCCCGACGCTCCGATCAAGGACGAGACGTTGCAACTGGTGCTGGCGGCGCTGGGCGACGCGCTGCTGGGCGCACCGATGGCGCGCGCGCTGGGCCTGCCGAGGGACCGCGCGCGCGCGATCGCGCGGACGATGTTGCTCAGGGATCGTGGCGTGGTGGAGGCGTAA
- a CDS encoding metal-dependent hydrolase → MAKATTPADLTITPRDRRFGRGAAIRRWWLNDDPYATAFYNALSVTFPKGEGFFVDSVRKFREGTPPRLAREINAFIKQEVLHTREHVAFNRHVADQGYDTTLLDRDVDAALALTKGRPPIGSLAATTGLEHFTAMLAHELIANPRHLAGGDEQARALWLWHAAEEIEHKGVAYDTWRHATRDWPRFTRWRVKALVMLITTWRFVHGRARGMTELLRQDGLTGPKVWARMAWYALGYPGMARKVAGVWLAYFLPGFHPWKHDDRALIGLAESDYEAAVLPPVAA, encoded by the coding sequence GTGGCGAAAGCAACCACGCCCGCCGACCTGACCATCACCCCGCGCGATCGACGCTTCGGGCGCGGCGCGGCGATCCGTCGCTGGTGGCTGAACGACGATCCTTATGCCACCGCCTTCTACAACGCGCTGTCGGTGACGTTTCCGAAGGGCGAGGGGTTCTTCGTCGACAGCGTGCGGAAGTTTCGCGAGGGCACGCCGCCGCGGCTGGCGCGCGAGATCAACGCCTTCATCAAGCAGGAGGTGTTGCATACCCGCGAGCATGTCGCGTTCAACCGTCACGTCGCCGATCAGGGTTATGACACCACGCTGCTGGATCGCGATGTCGACGCCGCGCTGGCGCTGACGAAGGGGCGGCCGCCGATCGGCAGCCTTGCCGCGACCACCGGGCTCGAACATTTCACCGCGATGCTGGCGCACGAACTGATCGCCAACCCGCGGCATCTGGCGGGCGGCGACGAACAGGCGCGCGCCTTGTGGCTGTGGCACGCCGCCGAAGAAATCGAGCACAAGGGCGTCGCCTATGACACGTGGCGGCACGCGACGCGCGACTGGCCGCGCTTCACGCGCTGGCGGGTCAAGGCGCTGGTCATGCTTATCACGACGTGGCGGTTCGTCCACGGCCGCGCGCGGGGCATGACCGAGCTGCTGCGGCAGGACGGACTGACCGGGCCGAAGGTGTGGGCGCGGATGGCGTGGTACGCGCTTGGCTATCCGGGGATGGCGCGGAAGGTGGCGGGGGTGTGGCTGGCGTATTTCCTGCCCGGTTTCCATCCGTGGAAGCATGACGACCGTGCGCTGATCGGGCTGGCCGAGAGCGATTACGAAGCGGCGGTGCTGCCGCCGGTCGCGGCGTGA
- a CDS encoding OsmC family protein, whose protein sequence is MSDFTVAYEAPLRFRATHADSGAALVMHGPQELGGTGEGFSPSDLLSLSLGGCILGIMEIAARAMDIGVDGATATVSKDMGGNPRRITHLSVIVRIPGTFDDRQRRKLEAAAHACPVHNALGIDAPIVFDWVG, encoded by the coding sequence ATGAGCGATTTCACCGTCGCCTATGAAGCACCGCTCCGATTTCGGGCGACCCACGCCGATTCCGGTGCGGCGCTGGTCATGCACGGTCCGCAGGAACTCGGCGGGACGGGCGAGGGCTTTTCGCCCAGCGACCTGCTCTCCTTGTCGCTCGGCGGCTGCATCCTCGGCATCATGGAGATCGCCGCGCGCGCGATGGACATCGGGGTCGACGGTGCCACGGCAACCGTGTCGAAGGACATGGGCGGCAACCCCCGGCGGATCACGCATCTATCGGTGATCGTGCGCATTCCGGGGACATTCGACGACCGCCAGCGCCGCAAACTCGAGGCGGCAGCCCACGCCTGCCCGGTGCACAACGCGCTCGGCATCGATGCGCCGATCGTCTTCGACTGGGTCGGCTAA
- a CDS encoding GNAT family N-acetyltransferase, with amino-acid sequence MFALTPRLTLRPGWFEDAPALAQAIGHEAVVTHLARVPWPYTLEDAETFLSLPRGATEPRFAIIERSGAHRLIGTIGLHRADNGDHELGYWLTPDAWGRGYATEAGRAVVDIARHALPLTRLTAYHHVDNAASGGVLRKLGFVETGRSQRWSLGRGGMVESVDFALELDAEAGRTDAAMPIAA; translated from the coding sequence ATGTTCGCGTTGACGCCCCGTTTGACGTTACGGCCCGGCTGGTTCGAGGATGCGCCCGCGCTGGCGCAGGCGATCGGCCACGAAGCGGTCGTGACGCACCTCGCGCGTGTTCCGTGGCCCTACACGCTGGAAGACGCCGAGACGTTCCTGTCGCTCCCGCGCGGTGCGACGGAGCCCCGCTTCGCGATCATCGAGCGCAGCGGCGCGCACCGGCTGATCGGCACCATCGGGTTGCACCGTGCCGACAACGGCGATCACGAACTCGGCTATTGGCTGACCCCCGACGCATGGGGCCGCGGCTATGCGACAGAAGCCGGCCGCGCGGTGGTCGACATCGCGCGCCACGCACTTCCGCTCACGCGGCTGACCGCCTATCACCATGTCGACAACGCGGCGTCGGGGGGCGTGCTGCGCAAGCTCGGCTTCGTCGAGACCGGGCGGTCGCAGCGCTGGTCGCTCGGCCGTGGCGGAATGGTCGAGTCCGTCGACTTCGCGCTCGAGCTCGACGCGGAAGCAGGGCGCACCGACGCGGCGATGCCGATCGCCGCGTAA
- the rpmA gene encoding 50S ribosomal protein L27 encodes MAHKKAGGSSRNGRDSAGRRLGVKKFGGQEAIAGNILVRQRGTKFYPGRNVGIGKDHTLFALVDGRVVFHDGKLGRKFCSVDMIAAAAE; translated from the coding sequence ATGGCACATAAGAAAGCAGGCGGTTCGTCGCGTAACGGTCGTGATTCGGCCGGCCGTCGCCTCGGCGTGAAGAAGTTCGGCGGTCAGGAGGCGATCGCGGGCAACATCCTCGTGCGTCAGCGCGGGACCAAGTTCTATCCGGGCCGCAACGTCGGCATCGGCAAGGACCATACCCTGTTTGCGCTCGTCGACGGCCGCGTGGTGTTCCACGACGGCAAGCTCGGCCGCAAATTCTGTTCGGTCGACATGATTGCGGCCGCGGCCGAATAA
- the rplU gene encoding 50S ribosomal protein L21 codes for MFAVVRTGGKQYRVAAGDKIVVEKIEGEAGASVTLGDVLLAGEGAELKDVAGLTVAAEIIAQAKGEKVIVFKKRRRHNYRRRNGHRQNHTILKIVSVG; via the coding sequence ATGTTCGCAGTCGTGCGCACGGGCGGCAAGCAGTACCGCGTCGCCGCCGGAGACAAGATCGTCGTCGAGAAGATCGAGGGCGAGGCCGGCGCGTCGGTGACGCTGGGTGACGTGCTGCTCGCTGGCGAGGGCGCGGAGCTGAAGGACGTCGCGGGCCTGACCGTCGCCGCCGAGATCATCGCCCAGGCGAAGGGCGAGAAGGTGATCGTTTTCAAGAAGCGTCGCCGTCACAACTATCGTCGCCGCAATGGCCATCGCCAGAACCACACGATCCTGAAGATCGTCTCGGTCGGCTGA
- the hspQ gene encoding heat shock protein HspQ, translating to MTRDALADTRLPDDPIAPPIAHARFSIGEVVRHRMLDFRGVIFDVDPVFANSEEWYQSIPETLRPAKDQPFYHLLAENLESSYVAYVSQQNLEHDDSDEPIEHPAIAGLFDRLDDGRYGLKRLHRH from the coding sequence ATGACCCGCGACGCGCTGGCTGATACCCGCCTCCCTGACGATCCGATCGCGCCGCCGATCGCCCATGCCCGCTTTTCGATCGGCGAGGTGGTGCGCCACCGGATGCTCGATTTTCGCGGCGTGATCTTCGACGTCGATCCGGTCTTCGCGAACAGCGAGGAATGGTATCAGTCGATCCCGGAGACGCTGCGCCCCGCCAAGGACCAGCCCTTCTATCATCTGCTCGCCGAGAATCTCGAATCGAGCTATGTCGCCTATGTCAGCCAGCAGAACCTCGAGCATGACGACAGCGACGAGCCGATCGAGCATCCCGCGATCGCCGGGCTGTTCGACCGGCTGGACGACGGGCGCTACGGATTGAAGCGGCTGCACCGTCACTAA
- a CDS encoding TonB-dependent receptor, which produces MRTSLKLCLLLGSILAGAPALAQTGSAPEVPATVPQDQTPMAAAVGEENATVAPAAPAAGEDIVVTGIRASLSSSAQVKRDANQIVDSITAVDVGKFPDANIAESLQRITGVAIDRSGGEGQFITVRGLGPEFNTVLVNGRVMATDNSGREFSFDVLSSNMIQRTDVFKSPVPELQEGGIGATVNIVTARPLEGRGGFHAAAQIGGIYDRSRDRITPDLAATVSYANPDKTFGVLLAGSYTKRQSQTDQIAVDGWINGRPDIVQTIGGVPTLITGSDPRYPVTGNANLPQSVYYQRAQEERERINLSGAVQFRPTDTLEITVDGIYSRFNISGVTRRLDNFMAAPYFEPTFDSSNTATGLTMLGRDFIAANPQFLADNPGLTNNGVNAKVDHVYNTMNRRSDSYQIGGNIKWNPTDNVELRFDASTTGANRTSPNAYLVYGALLPYSYQFSLDGGKGIPSISYDNSIINNPDLMRLHYMGIDANRTRDRGSEYHFDSKWTVDGSILRNVTLGGSYTERRKINRQFNNSDTSCTYCGYQVPIASGLLQPYEWGDLLGGGQNIPPSLFQVDPEAFLAYLNDPATLSIPSNGRTPAEQAAFAAQVQALPGGPFGVREQLRGTVNVQERLTAGYISMQFGGERWTGNAGVRVIRTQVLSSGFDTPVTGIANTPGDDTLQYSYGPATAIAVRSSYVNALPSANIKYNLTEKLIARGAFSQTITRPTLTDLGVNNDYGGRIAVPLSSGGNPSLLPFRSTNYDLSLEWYLSRVSYISVGGFYKDLSDFLELQTLPVERFGRIYQDTRTRNGQSGTIKGVEVGGQYSFDALGGFVGGFGLTGNYTYVASTAERDQTLADFQCGYNGLSPHSANGSVFYEKYGISARVSYNWRSDYLRNCRDSQSRPRNRSSYGQLDFNVSYDLTPNFQVYVQGVNVTNQFIDEWSVIKERYLLQQETGARYNFGVRAKF; this is translated from the coding sequence ATGCGCACCTCACTCAAATTATGTCTGCTGCTCGGAAGCATTCTGGCAGGCGCGCCTGCACTGGCGCAGACAGGCTCCGCGCCAGAGGTGCCGGCGACGGTCCCGCAGGACCAGACGCCGATGGCCGCCGCGGTCGGCGAGGAGAATGCGACCGTAGCCCCCGCGGCTCCGGCCGCCGGCGAGGACATCGTCGTCACCGGGATCCGCGCCAGCCTCAGTTCCTCTGCGCAGGTCAAGCGCGACGCCAACCAGATCGTCGACTCGATCACCGCCGTCGACGTCGGCAAGTTCCCCGACGCCAACATCGCCGAGTCGCTGCAGCGGATCACCGGTGTCGCGATCGACCGCTCGGGCGGTGAGGGGCAGTTCATCACCGTTCGCGGGCTCGGGCCGGAGTTCAACACCGTGCTGGTCAATGGCCGCGTGATGGCCACCGACAATTCGGGGCGTGAATTCTCATTCGACGTGCTGTCGTCGAACATGATCCAGCGGACCGACGTCTTCAAATCGCCGGTGCCGGAGTTGCAGGAAGGCGGGATCGGGGCGACGGTCAACATCGTCACCGCACGCCCGCTGGAAGGGCGCGGCGGGTTCCACGCGGCGGCGCAGATCGGCGGCATCTACGACCGCTCGCGCGATCGGATCACGCCGGATCTTGCAGCGACCGTATCGTACGCCAACCCGGACAAGACGTTCGGCGTGCTGCTCGCCGGCTCCTATACCAAGCGTCAGAGCCAGACCGATCAGATCGCGGTCGATGGCTGGATCAACGGACGTCCCGATATCGTCCAGACGATCGGCGGCGTGCCGACGCTGATTACCGGCAGCGACCCGCGCTATCCGGTGACCGGCAACGCCAACCTGCCGCAGAGCGTCTATTACCAGCGTGCGCAAGAAGAACGCGAGCGCATCAACCTTTCCGGCGCGGTGCAGTTCAGGCCCACCGACACGCTGGAAATCACGGTCGACGGCATCTACTCACGCTTCAACATCTCGGGCGTGACGCGGCGGCTCGATAACTTCATGGCCGCGCCTTATTTCGAGCCGACGTTCGACAGCAGCAATACCGCCACCGGCCTGACGATGCTGGGACGCGATTTCATCGCCGCGAACCCGCAATTCCTGGCGGACAACCCCGGATTGACCAACAACGGCGTCAACGCCAAGGTCGACCACGTCTACAACACGATGAATCGCAGGTCGGACAGTTACCAGATCGGCGGAAACATCAAATGGAACCCGACCGACAACGTCGAATTGCGTTTCGATGCGTCGACGACCGGAGCCAATCGTACCTCGCCCAACGCCTATCTCGTCTATGGCGCGCTACTGCCCTACAGCTATCAATTCTCGCTGGACGGCGGGAAGGGCATTCCGTCGATCTCCTACGACAACAGCATCATCAACAACCCGGACCTGATGCGGCTCCACTATATGGGGATCGACGCCAATCGCACGCGCGACCGTGGGTCCGAATATCATTTCGACAGCAAGTGGACCGTAGACGGCTCGATCCTGCGCAACGTCACGCTGGGCGGTTCCTATACCGAGCGGCGCAAGATCAATCGCCAGTTCAACAACAGCGACACCAGTTGCACCTATTGCGGTTATCAGGTGCCGATCGCGTCGGGTTTGCTCCAGCCGTATGAATGGGGCGATCTGCTGGGCGGCGGGCAGAACATCCCGCCGTCGTTGTTCCAGGTCGATCCGGAGGCGTTCCTCGCCTATCTGAACGACCCGGCGACGCTGAGCATTCCGTCGAACGGCCGGACGCCCGCAGAACAGGCAGCGTTCGCGGCGCAGGTGCAGGCGTTGCCCGGCGGCCCGTTCGGTGTGCGCGAGCAATTGCGTGGCACCGTCAACGTGCAGGAGCGGCTGACCGCAGGCTATATCAGCATGCAGTTCGGCGGCGAACGCTGGACCGGCAACGCCGGCGTGCGGGTGATCCGTACGCAGGTGCTGTCCTCCGGCTTCGACACGCCGGTCACCGGCATCGCCAACACGCCGGGCGACGACACGCTGCAATACAGTTATGGCCCGGCGACCGCGATCGCGGTGCGCAGCAGCTACGTCAACGCGCTGCCTTCGGCCAATATCAAGTATAATCTGACTGAGAAACTGATCGCGCGCGGCGCCTTTTCGCAGACGATCACGCGACCGACGCTGACCGATCTGGGCGTCAACAACGATTACGGCGGCCGTATCGCGGTGCCGCTGTCGTCGGGCGGCAATCCCAGTCTGCTGCCGTTCCGGTCGACCAATTACGACCTGTCGCTGGAATGGTATCTGTCGCGCGTCAGCTACATCAGCGTCGGCGGGTTCTACAAGGATCTGTCGGACTTCCTCGAGCTCCAGACGCTGCCGGTCGAGCGCTTCGGCCGGATCTATCAGGACACGCGCACGCGCAACGGCCAGAGCGGCACGATCAAGGGCGTCGAGGTCGGCGGTCAATATTCGTTCGATGCGCTCGGCGGGTTCGTCGGCGGCTTCGGCCTGACCGGCAACTATACCTACGTCGCCAGCACCGCCGAGCGTGACCAGACGCTCGCCGATTTCCAGTGCGGCTATAATGGCCTGTCTCCGCATTCGGCGAACGGAAGTGTCTTCTACGAGAAGTACGGGATTTCGGCGCGTGTGTCGTACAACTGGCGCTCGGATTACCTTCGCAATTGTCGCGATAGCCAATCGCGCCCGCGCAATCGCTCGTCCTACGGCCAGCTCGACTTCAACGTCTCCTACGATCTCACGCCCAACTTCCAGGTCTATGTGCAAGGGGTGAACGTGACCAACCAGTTCATCGACGAATGGTCGGTCATCAAGGAGCGCTATCTGCTGCAGCAGGAAACGGGTGCGCGCTATAACTTCGGTGTACGCGCCAAATTCTAG